A section of the Armatimonadota bacterium genome encodes:
- a CDS encoding amidase, producing the protein MTEAQLVRETLRRYGLRVSPEDEERAAAQLRAVLRRLEPLEWVEAHDPPADLDWAEFACAPRNRLGSIVEGLSREPPHPPEDPLSLSLVHVAQAIRHRRISPREVVEAAVERIEGINPTLGAFLSVDPETALRRAREAEEAAVRGAWWGPLHGIPVALKDLIAQEGAPWTCGSILRRDVVAREDAQVTARLRGAGVVFVGRTHLHEWAYGVSNENPHFGPARNPWDPGRTPGGSSGGSGVALATGCVYGSLGTDTGGSIRIPAALCGIVGLKPTYGLLPTHGVYPLSWSLDHVGPMARTVDDVALLLEVLTGTPWGRSARIRGVRVGVLRTFFEDALDAEVARAVEAAVETLQHLGANVEEVQVDGLEVASAVATALLMVEASTGHLQTLRETPHAYGQDVRERLLVGLALAGERYVRARSVRRALIRRFLQEVFPRVDVLVSPTVPVPAPPLKEETTYLAGKPYNTRALLTRFTNPFNALGFPALSVPCGFVAGLPVGLQLVGPPFQEAVLLRVARAYEQARGPLPMPTGGPRDPGR; encoded by the coding sequence GTGACGGAGGCCCAGCTGGTCCGCGAGACCCTGCGGCGGTACGGCCTGCGGGTCTCACCCGAGGATGAAGAGCGCGCCGCAGCGCAGCTCCGGGCAGTCCTGCGCCGCCTGGAGCCTCTGGAGTGGGTGGAGGCCCACGATCCACCCGCGGACCTGGATTGGGCGGAGTTCGCTTGCGCGCCGCGGAACCGGCTCGGGAGCATCGTGGAGGGATTGTCGAGAGAGCCTCCTCACCCTCCGGAGGATCCCCTGAGCCTTTCCCTGGTGCACGTGGCCCAGGCCATCCGCCATCGGAGGATCTCCCCGCGGGAGGTGGTGGAGGCCGCTGTCGAGCGCATCGAGGGGATCAATCCCACCCTGGGGGCCTTCCTCTCCGTGGACCCGGAGACCGCCCTGCGGCGGGCCCGGGAGGCGGAGGAGGCGGCCGTGCGGGGGGCGTGGTGGGGGCCGCTACACGGGATCCCCGTCGCCCTCAAGGACCTCATCGCCCAGGAGGGCGCCCCGTGGACCTGCGGATCCATCCTCCGCCGGGACGTGGTGGCCAGGGAGGACGCCCAGGTGACGGCCCGGCTGCGGGGGGCGGGGGTTGTGTTCGTGGGGAGGACGCACCTGCACGAGTGGGCCTACGGGGTGTCCAACGAGAACCCACACTTCGGCCCTGCCCGCAACCCGTGGGATCCCGGGCGCACGCCCGGCGGCTCCAGCGGTGGGAGCGGGGTGGCGCTGGCCACCGGGTGCGTCTACGGGTCCCTGGGGACGGATACCGGGGGATCCATCCGGATCCCTGCGGCCCTTTGCGGCATCGTGGGCCTCAAACCCACGTACGGGCTTTTGCCCACGCACGGCGTCTACCCCCTCTCGTGGTCCCTGGATCACGTGGGTCCCATGGCCCGTACCGTGGACGACGTGGCCCTCCTCCTGGAGGTGCTGACCGGAACTCCCTGGGGGAGGAGCGCGAGGATCCGGGGCGTGCGGGTGGGGGTGCTCCGGACCTTTTTCGAGGACGCGCTGGATGCGGAGGTGGCCCGCGCGGTCGAGGCCGCGGTGGAAACCCTCCAGCACCTGGGGGCGAACGTGGAAGAGGTGCAGGTGGACGGGCTGGAGGTGGCCTCCGCGGTGGCCACGGCCCTCCTCATGGTGGAGGCGAGCACGGGGCACTTACAGACCCTGCGGGAAACCCCCCACGCCTACGGCCAGGACGTGCGGGAGCGGCTGCTGGTGGGATTGGCCCTCGCGGGCGAGCGCTACGTACGCGCGAGATCCGTGCGCCGCGCCTTGATCCGCCGCTTCCTGCAGGAGGTGTTCCCCCGGGTGGACGTGTTGGTTTCCCCCACGGTTCCCGTTCCCGCTCCACCCTTGAAGGAGGAGACCACGTACCTCGCGGGGAAACCCTACAACACCCGCGCGCTCCTCACCCGGTTCACCAACCCCTTCAACGCCCTCGGGTTCCCTGCCCTCTCCGTCCCGTGCGGGTTCGTGGCGGGCCTCCCCGTGGGGCTGCAGTTGGTGGGTCCCCCCTTCCAGGAGGCGGTGCTCCTCCGGGTGGCCCGGGCCTACGAGCAGGCCCGCGGTCCCCTTCCCATGCCCACCGGTGGTCCCCGGGACCCAGGTCGCTAG
- the dtd gene encoding D-aminoacyl-tRNA deacylase, protein MRAVVQRVSRGAVRIGEELVAEIGPGLVVLVGVHVRDTEEEARYLARKVAQLRVFPDEGGKLNRSVREVGGSVLSVSQFTLYGDVRRGNRPGFVEAAPPEVARGLYEVFNETLRAFGVPVRTGVFGAVMRVEILNEGPVTILLDTAELRS, encoded by the coding sequence ATGCGGGCGGTGGTGCAGCGGGTCTCGCGGGGCGCGGTTCGGATCGGGGAGGAGCTCGTGGCGGAGATCGGCCCGGGGCTCGTGGTGCTGGTGGGCGTGCACGTTCGGGACACGGAGGAGGAGGCCCGGTACCTTGCCCGGAAGGTGGCGCAGCTGCGGGTCTTCCCGGACGAGGGCGGGAAGCTGAACCGGTCTGTGCGGGAGGTGGGCGGCTCCGTGCTCTCCGTCTCCCAGTTCACCCTGTACGGGGACGTGCGCAGGGGCAACCGTCCCGGGTTCGTGGAGGCGGCTCCCCCGGAGGTCGCCCGAGGACTGTACGAGGTCTTCAACGAGACCCTGCGGGCGTTCGGCGTGCCCGTGCGGACGGGGGTGTTCGGCGCCGTGATGCGGGTGGAGATCCTCAACGAGGGGCCCGTCACCATCCTGCTGGATACCGCGGAGCTGCGATCGTGA